A portion of the Manihot esculenta cultivar AM560-2 chromosome 2, M.esculenta_v8, whole genome shotgun sequence genome contains these proteins:
- the LOC122721932 gene encoding probable beta-D-xylosidase 5 → MAEFGYCDSSLSFDMRAKDLVDRMTLEEKVQQLGNFAAGASRLGLPAYEWWSEALHGVSNTGPGTFFDETVPGATSFPTVLLTTASFNQSLWKRIGQVVSSEARAMYNLGRAGLTYWSPNINVVRDPRWGRIQETPGEDPYIVGTYASTYVRGLQDIEGTENITDLNSRPLKVAACCKHYTAYDIEDWMGVDRFHFDARVTEQDMLETFQKPFEMCVKDGDASSVMCSFNRINGVPVCADKKLMQDTIRGDWDLHGYIVSDCDSIEVMVDGHKWLGDTQEDAVSQVLKAGLDLDCGDYYPKSLKKAVMQGQVSEAEVDKSLKYLYVVLMRLGYFDGSRFNSLGKKDICTHENFELAAEAAKQGIVLLKNDNETLPLNSSKYKKLAVIGPHGNATKAMIGNYAGVPCRYVSPIEGFSAFGEVKYEMGCGDVACKNDSLIFPAMEAAREADATILVVGLDLSVESEGRDRVDLLLPGYQNLLINQVSKASKGPVILVIMTAGGVDISFAKESTNIQSILWAGYPGQEGGRAIADIVFGKHNPGGRLPLTWYEAEYANLVPMTSMTLRPIANPVANLSYPGRTYKFFNGSTVYPFGYGLSYTNFNYKIAPSKTLIKIKLNKYQHCSNLNYEYNDDKPYCPAVLVDDCPCEQEFRVAITVKNVGKMDGSEVVIVYSKPPKGITETHAKQVIGFERVFVQAGGETKTKFRFNVCKSLAIVDKKGYKVLPSGLHTIMVGDANVSFFVSVQYYK, encoded by the exons ATGGCTGAGTTTGGCTATTGTGACTCTTCCCTATCATTTGACATGAGGGCTAAAGATTTAGTGGATAGAATGACTTTAGAGGAGAAGGTACAACAGTTGGGAAATTTTGCTGCCGGTGCATCTCGATTAGGATTACCAGCTTATGAATGGTGGTCTGAGGCCTTGCATGGTGTCTCTAATACCGGTCCAGGGACCTTCTTTGATGAAACTGTTCCCGGTGCAACAAGTTTCCCTACTGTTTTACTTACAACTGCATCCTTTAACCAATCTCTCTGGAAAAGAATTGGCCAG GTTGTTTCATCTGAAGCCAGAGCAATGTACAACTTAGGGAGAGCTGGATTAACATATTGGAGCCCGAATATAAATGTGGTAAGGGATCCCAGATGGGGAAGAATTCAAGAGACACCAGGGGAGGATCCATATATTGTTGGAACATATGCCTCGACTTATGTAAGAGGGCTTCAAGACATTGAAGGAACAGAAAATATCACAGATTTGAACTCTAGACCTCTCAAAGTTGCTGCTTGTTGTAAGCATTATACTGCTTATGATATCGAAGACTGGATGGGAGTTGATCGATTCCATTTTGATGCAAGG GTGACTGAGCAAGATATGTTGGAGACGTTTCAAAAGCCATTCGAAATGTGTGTTAAAGACGGTGATGCAAGCAGTGTTATGTGCTCTTTTAATCGTATTAATGGTGTCCCTGTTTGTGCTGATAAGAAACTTATGCAAGACACAATTAGAGGAGACTGGGATCTTCATgg GTACATAGTTTCAGACTGTGATTCAATTGAGGTGATGGTTGATGGCCATAAATGGCTTGGGGACACTCAAGAGGATGCTGTTTCACAAGTCCTCAAGGCAG GATTGGATCTTGACTGTGGAGATTATTATCCCAAGTCTCTAAAGAAAGCTGTGATGCAAGGACAAGTTAGTGAAGCAGAGGTTGACAAATCATTAAAATATCTATATGTTGTCCTAATGAGGCTAGGATACTTTGATGGGAGTCGTTTCAATTCACTTGGCAAGAAGGATATTTGCACTCATGAGAATTTTGAATTAGCAGCGGAAGCAGCTAAACAAGGAATTGTTCTTCTTAAAAATGACAATGAAACTTTGCCTTTGAATTCTTCCAAATACAAGAAACTTGCTGTAATTGGACCACATGGCAATGCTACAAAAGCAATGATTGGAAATTATGCAG GTGTTCCTTGCCGGTATGTTTCTCCAATTGAAGGATTCTCTGCATTTGGAGAGGTCAAATACGAAATGGGATGCGGAGATGTTGCTTGCAAAAATGATAGTTTGATCTTTCCAGCAATGGAAGCTGCACGTGAAGCAGATGCCACAATTTTAGTGGTGGGCTTGGACTTGTCTGTTGAATCTGAAGGCAGGGACAGGGTGGATCTCCTCCTCCCAGGTTACCAGAATCTATTGATCAATCAAGTTTCTAAAGCCTCTAAAGGACCAGTGATCCTTGTAATTATGACAGCAGGTGGAGTTGATATCTCTTTTGCCAAGGAGAGTACAAACATACAATCCATCTTGTGGGCTGGATATCCCGGCCAAGAAGGTGGTCGAGCCATTGCTGATATTGTTTTTGGAAAACACAATCCTG GCGGAAGATTACCACTCACATGGTATGAAGCCGAATATGCTAATTTGGTACCCATGACATCTATGACACTAAGGCCAATTGCTAACCCAGTTGCTAATTTGAGCTACCCTGGAAGAACATACAAATTCTTCAATGGATCAACAGTTTACCCATTTGGGTATGGTCTTAGCTACACCAACTTCAACTACAAGATAGCACCCTCAAAGACTTTAATCAAGATAAAATTGAACAAGTACCAACATTGCAGCAACTTGAATTATGAATACAATGATGATAAGCCATATTGTCCAGCTGTTTTGGTTGATGACTGTCCTTGTGAACAAGAGTTCAGAGTTGCGATTACAGTTAAAAATGTAGGTAAAATGGATGGGAGTGAAGTGGTAATAGTTTACTCAAAGCCTCCAAAGGGGATCACAGAAACTCATGCCAAACAAGTGATTGGTTTTGAAAGGGTATTCGTTCAAGCAGGAGGGGAAACCAAGACGAAGTTTAGATTTAATGTATGTAAGAGCTTAGCAATTGTGGATAAAAAAGGTTACAAGGTTTTGCCGTCTGGTTTGCACACCATTATGGTGGGAGATGCTAATGTCTCATTTTTTGTTAGTGTGCAGTATTACAAGTAG